A region from the Anaerohalosphaeraceae bacterium genome encodes:
- the cas1e gene encoding type I-E CRISPR-associated endonuclease Cas1e: protein MRVRDLHVLPKFGDGWSYLYVEHCRVDQDERAIAIHDDSGKVPVPCANLALLMLGPGVSITHAAISVLADHGCLVVWCGEQGVRLYASGMGETRSAANFLHQVRAWADADLHWKVVRRLYQLRFTETLDPGLTLRQIRGMEGVRVRDAYAKAARETGVPWSGRTYRRDKWTDADPVNRALSAANACLYGLCHAAIISAGFSPALGFIHTGKMLSFVYDVADLYKTEITIPAAFRAAAEEKDGLERRVRISCRDLFVSARLLERIIPDIQKVLMVPKKGTAEDGRFDQDAAAPGSLWDPEMGEVKGGCAYPLETNEMEANDGGSDP, encoded by the coding sequence ATTGCCGCGTCGACCAGGACGAACGGGCGATTGCCATCCACGATGACTCCGGCAAGGTGCCGGTCCCCTGCGCCAATCTGGCGCTGCTTATGTTAGGACCGGGCGTCTCGATCACACATGCCGCCATTTCGGTGCTGGCGGACCATGGTTGTCTGGTGGTTTGGTGCGGCGAACAGGGAGTTCGATTGTACGCGTCGGGCATGGGCGAGACAAGGAGCGCCGCGAACTTCCTGCATCAGGTGCGGGCTTGGGCGGACGCGGACCTTCACTGGAAAGTCGTGCGCCGTTTGTACCAATTGCGGTTTACCGAAACCCTCGATCCTGGACTGACCCTGCGCCAGATCCGCGGGATGGAAGGCGTTCGTGTCCGGGATGCTTATGCCAAAGCCGCCCGGGAAACCGGGGTGCCTTGGTCAGGCCGCACGTACCGGCGCGACAAGTGGACCGATGCGGACCCGGTAAACAGAGCTTTGTCGGCAGCCAATGCGTGTCTTTACGGCCTCTGCCATGCGGCGATTATCTCGGCGGGATTCTCGCCCGCACTCGGCTTCATCCATACCGGAAAGATGCTGTCCTTCGTCTATGATGTCGCCGATCTTTACAAGACGGAAATTACCATTCCAGCGGCATTTCGAGCAGCGGCGGAAGAGAAAGACGGGCTGGAACGGCGTGTACGCATCTCGTGCCGCGATCTGTTTGTATCAGCACGGCTTCTGGAGAGAATCATTCCAGATATTCAGAAAGTGCTGATGGTGCCCAAGAAAGGAACGGCCGAGGACGGACGATTCGATCAGGACGCCGCCGCCCCGGGCTCTTTGTGGGACCCCGAGATGGGAGAAGTGAAGGGGGGATGTGCCTATCCGCTGGAAACGAACGAAATGG